The following proteins come from a genomic window of Limnohabitans sp. 103DPR2:
- a CDS encoding exodeoxyribonuclease III → MGKSLFKLTSLNLNGIRSAATKGVEAWIAQNNPDCICVQEVKAQAPDVAGKFETLAGLKGHFHFAEKKGYSGVAVYSKHEPSEVVVGMGCEEFDAEGRFVELRFDTPKRKLSIVSAYFPSGSSGPERQEAKFRFLDHMGPHLKSLGAQREFIVCSDVNIAHQQADLKNWKSNQKNSGFLPEERAWMTHMTTEGPLVDVYRRLYPDTTDECYTWWSNRGQAYAKNVGWRLDYHLATAALAEGATKAHIYKETRFSDHAPLTIDYNWSL, encoded by the coding sequence ATGGGGAAATCCTTGTTTAAATTAACCAGCTTGAACTTGAACGGCATCCGTTCTGCGGCCACCAAAGGGGTGGAGGCGTGGATTGCTCAAAACAATCCCGATTGTATTTGCGTGCAAGAGGTTAAAGCACAAGCGCCCGATGTGGCAGGCAAATTTGAGACCTTGGCAGGGCTGAAGGGGCATTTTCACTTCGCTGAGAAAAAGGGTTACTCGGGCGTAGCGGTTTACAGCAAACACGAGCCCAGCGAGGTGGTGGTGGGCATGGGTTGTGAGGAGTTTGATGCAGAAGGCCGTTTTGTGGAGTTGCGCTTTGACACGCCCAAGCGCAAGCTGTCGATCGTCAGCGCTTATTTCCCCAGTGGCTCATCGGGACCTGAGCGGCAAGAAGCCAAGTTTCGTTTCTTGGACCACATGGGCCCCCACCTCAAGTCTTTGGGCGCGCAGCGTGAATTCATTGTGTGCAGTGATGTGAACATTGCGCATCAACAAGCCGATTTGAAGAATTGGAAAAGCAACCAAAAGAACAGCGGTTTTTTGCCAGAAGAGCGAGCGTGGATGACGCACATGACCACGGAAGGTCCCTTGGTGGATGTGTATCGACGCTTGTATCCTGACACGACGGATGAGTGCTACACCTGGTGGAGCAACCGTGGGCAAGCGTATGCCAAGAATGTGGGCTGGCGTTTGGATTACCACTTGGCTACGGCCGCGTTGGCAGAAGGCGCCACCAAGGCTCACATTTACAAAGAGACGCGCTTCAGCGATCACGCGCCTTTGACCATTGATTACAACTGGTCGCTTTGA
- a CDS encoding class I SAM-dependent methyltransferase, giving the protein MDSLPPASAPGYLTKQESIAVHGVPNLLVRSLLDKQQFYDPEDAALALGISSAFWSLFGLLWPSGSRLAERLALRPVSTHERILEIGCGLALSSLVGHRRGANITASDCHPLAGEFLRENLRLNKLSPMNYQHGHWGQHSEQHQDPKVNSRFDLIIGSDILYERDEQGDLAHYINEHLEDHAEVWVVDPNRGNRAHFHRNMAAQGFSLREEVLDISATETEAAYKGRMLTYLRD; this is encoded by the coding sequence ATGGACTCGCTGCCACCCGCTAGTGCACCCGGCTATCTGACCAAGCAAGAGTCCATCGCCGTGCACGGTGTACCCAATTTGCTCGTTCGCTCCTTGTTGGACAAGCAACAGTTTTACGACCCTGAAGACGCTGCACTGGCACTTGGCATCTCCTCTGCGTTTTGGTCTTTGTTTGGTTTGCTGTGGCCATCCGGTTCGCGCTTGGCCGAACGCTTGGCCCTTCGACCTGTCAGCACCCATGAACGAATCTTAGAAATTGGTTGTGGTTTGGCTTTGTCCAGCTTGGTGGGCCATCGCCGCGGCGCCAACATTACCGCTTCCGATTGTCACCCCTTGGCCGGTGAGTTTCTGCGCGAAAACTTGCGACTGAACAAGCTCAGCCCGATGAATTATCAGCATGGCCACTGGGGCCAGCACAGTGAACAGCACCAAGATCCCAAAGTCAACAGCAGGTTCGACTTGATCATTGGCAGCGATATTTTGTACGAACGCGACGAGCAAGGCGACCTGGCGCATTACATCAACGAGCACCTTGAAGACCATGCAGAAGTTTGGGTGGTCGACCCGAATCGAGGCAACCGTGCGCACTTTCACCGAAACATGGCGGCACAAGGCTTTAGCTTGCGTGAAGAAGTTCTCGACATTTCAGCCACCGAAACCGAAGCAGCCTACAAAGGCAGAATGCTCACCTACTTGCGAGACTGA
- a CDS encoding peptidase domain-containing ABC transporter produces the protein MNPVLQLQNAECGLACLCMIANAHGQHWRLMDLRHKFPQTLKGANLKQLIDQSQVLGFNARPVRLELEELHQLATPCILHWDLNHFVVLQKIKGQQVTLLDPALGLRNISLATASQHFTGVALELTPQAQFKTKPVAKSFPLSQLTGNIRGFGKSAAQILALAFVLELFAIFMPLFNQAVVDDVLTSGDHELLSVLVAGFALILLIQSALSLARSWWVMVLSQTVSIQWLSNVFAHLLKLPADWFAQRHLGDIASRFGAVHDIQRTLTQTTLESLLDGLMAIAALVMMFIYSPTLTWVVMAASALYAIVRWISYAPFRHAASERLVLAGQEQSHFIETLRAMTPLKLFARENERRTRWQSLMVEVMNRDFQTAKLNMGFNAARTLIFGLENLCVFWLGAKIILASQAQNSGNSVLTVGMLLAFISYKMQFTGRVSALINQGIELKMLNLHRDRLADIVLTPPEQDTPKGNLPVNDLAHLSASLELRNVSFRYTDTEPWLFQNLNLCIQAGEHVAITGASGCGKTSLLKIMLGLMAPTHGIVLYGGVPVQQLGLSNVRRKIGVVMQEDALLTGSIADNIAFFDQAPHQPTIERCAQLAEIHHDIMRMPMAYHTLIGELGSGLSGGQKQRLLLARALYGQPTVLALDEATSHLDMHNEQAVSQTLSQLQLTRIVIAHRPETIARADRQIDFSDFSDLNE, from the coding sequence TTGAATCCGGTTCTGCAACTGCAAAACGCCGAATGCGGCTTGGCTTGCTTGTGCATGATTGCCAATGCACACGGCCAGCATTGGCGACTCATGGATTTGCGGCACAAGTTTCCTCAGACCCTGAAGGGCGCCAATCTCAAACAACTCATCGACCAAAGTCAAGTCTTGGGTTTCAACGCCAGACCTGTTCGTTTAGAGTTAGAGGAGCTTCACCAACTGGCCACGCCTTGCATCTTGCATTGGGACTTGAACCACTTTGTAGTCCTGCAAAAAATCAAGGGACAGCAAGTTACCTTGCTCGACCCAGCACTTGGTCTGCGAAACATCAGCTTGGCAACAGCCTCGCAACACTTCACGGGTGTTGCGCTAGAACTTACGCCGCAGGCGCAATTCAAAACAAAGCCTGTTGCCAAATCGTTTCCTTTGTCGCAACTGACTGGCAACATTCGAGGGTTTGGCAAATCAGCTGCGCAAATACTGGCATTGGCATTTGTTCTCGAACTCTTCGCCATCTTCATGCCCCTGTTCAACCAAGCGGTGGTCGACGATGTCTTGACATCTGGCGACCACGAATTGCTGTCGGTTTTGGTGGCAGGCTTTGCTCTCATTCTTCTCATTCAATCCGCGCTTTCTTTGGCCCGAAGCTGGTGGGTCATGGTGCTCAGCCAAACCGTGTCCATTCAGTGGCTGAGCAATGTGTTTGCGCATTTGCTCAAGTTGCCAGCCGATTGGTTTGCGCAGCGCCATCTGGGTGATATTGCTTCCCGCTTTGGCGCTGTGCACGACATTCAAAGAACACTGACCCAAACCACGCTCGAGTCTTTGCTCGACGGCTTGATGGCCATTGCGGCCTTGGTCATGATGTTCATTTATTCACCTACGCTCACTTGGGTGGTGATGGCAGCCTCCGCCTTGTACGCCATCGTCCGATGGATCAGTTACGCCCCCTTCCGACATGCTGCGTCCGAACGTTTGGTCTTGGCAGGTCAAGAGCAAAGTCACTTCATCGAAACACTGCGGGCCATGACACCCCTCAAATTGTTTGCGCGTGAGAACGAGCGTCGAACGCGTTGGCAAAGTCTGATGGTGGAAGTCATGAACCGTGATTTTCAGACAGCCAAACTCAACATGGGCTTCAACGCCGCCCGCACGCTTATTTTTGGTTTGGAAAATTTGTGTGTGTTTTGGTTAGGCGCCAAAATCATTTTGGCCTCACAAGCACAGAACTCCGGCAATTCGGTTTTGACCGTTGGCATGCTGTTGGCGTTCATCAGTTACAAAATGCAATTCACTGGACGCGTCAGCGCCCTCATCAACCAAGGCATCGAACTCAAGATGCTCAACTTGCATCGCGACCGATTGGCCGACATTGTGCTGACGCCCCCCGAACAAGACACACCAAAGGGCAACTTGCCTGTCAACGATTTGGCCCATCTGTCAGCCAGCCTTGAACTTCGCAATGTTTCGTTTCGTTACACCGACACCGAGCCCTGGCTCTTTCAGAATCTCAACCTGTGCATTCAAGCTGGCGAGCATGTGGCCATCACAGGCGCCAGTGGTTGCGGCAAAACCAGCTTGCTCAAGATCATGTTGGGACTTATGGCTCCCACCCACGGTATCGTTTTGTATGGTGGCGTACCCGTTCAACAATTGGGCTTGTCCAATGTACGCCGCAAAATCGGCGTGGTCATGCAAGAAGATGCACTGCTGACCGGCAGCATTGCCGACAACATTGCTTTCTTTGATCAAGCGCCGCATCAGCCCACCATTGAACGCTGTGCGCAATTGGCAGAAATTCACCACGACATCATGCGCATGCCGATGGCGTATCACACCCTCATTGGGGAGTTAGGCTCGGGCTTGAGCGGTGGGCAAAAGCAGCGGCTCTTGCTGGCGCGCGCGCTTTATGGACAACCCACCGTATTGGCTTTGGACGAAGCCACCAGCCATTTGGACATGCACAACGAACAAGCGGTTTCACAAACGCTGTCGCAACTGCAACTCACGCGCATTGTCATCGCCCATCGGCCCGAGACCATTGCCCGCGCAGACCGACAAATCGACTTTAGCGACTTTAGCGACTTGAACGAATGA
- a CDS encoding HlyD family secretion protein, which translates to MHTPLFRRQVTQAKQASWLGGIHLAHHPRFSLIAGVALALAGALVAFGAWGKVARKVRVPGILMAQMGTLELSAPTAGVLLSQTVQEGEWVQQGQTLFVINTDKATPEGSASALLASHLAQRRTTLLSERASRQSQHAQRLLHMTERVRSLSLESEQATQEQALAKRRVELAHKTWRRFEQMAHEGFVSDIQAQNKQEELIDLQSRLENTQRNGTALTREHRAAQAELNSLQKQGAIDLLQVDRSLASLDQETAENQLRKTSSVLAPQAGQISTLHLPLGAVIQAGQTIASLVPQTEPQAPQLQAHAPLIAALFAPTRTAGFIQPGQEVWLRLAAYPYQKFGLAKGRVVKISGTPIAPQDLPHGQGNALLASTQSNEPLYRIQVALASQHVVAFGEQHLLRPGMTLEADVIHDVRGIWEWIFEPLLAIHARQQTS; encoded by the coding sequence ATGCACACCCCACTTTTTCGCCGCCAAGTCACCCAAGCCAAGCAAGCTTCTTGGCTAGGCGGCATTCACTTGGCACACCATCCGCGTTTTAGCCTGATCGCAGGTGTCGCTCTGGCCCTTGCAGGTGCCCTGGTGGCATTTGGCGCTTGGGGCAAAGTTGCACGCAAAGTGCGTGTGCCGGGCATCCTCATGGCACAAATGGGCACGCTCGAATTGAGCGCTCCCACCGCGGGGGTTTTGCTGTCGCAAACCGTGCAAGAAGGCGAGTGGGTTCAACAAGGCCAAACGCTGTTTGTCATCAACACCGACAAAGCCACACCCGAGGGCAGCGCCTCAGCATTGCTGGCCTCTCATTTGGCACAGCGCCGCACCACCTTGCTGTCAGAGCGCGCCTCTCGCCAGTCTCAGCACGCACAGCGCCTCTTGCACATGACCGAGCGCGTTCGCTCCTTGTCACTCGAGTCCGAGCAAGCCACCCAAGAGCAAGCCCTTGCCAAACGCCGAGTCGAGTTGGCGCACAAAACATGGCGCCGCTTTGAACAAATGGCCCACGAGGGTTTTGTTTCCGACATCCAGGCGCAAAACAAACAAGAAGAACTCATCGACCTGCAATCCCGCTTAGAAAATACACAGCGCAATGGCACAGCACTCACGCGAGAACACCGCGCAGCTCAAGCCGAATTGAACAGCCTGCAAAAACAAGGGGCCATCGACCTGCTCCAAGTCGATCGCAGCCTGGCCAGCCTCGATCAAGAAACGGCCGAAAATCAATTGCGCAAAACCAGCAGCGTGTTGGCGCCACAAGCGGGGCAAATCAGCACGCTCCATTTGCCCTTGGGCGCAGTGATTCAAGCGGGTCAAACCATCGCCAGTTTGGTGCCCCAAACGGAACCCCAAGCCCCACAACTTCAAGCCCACGCGCCACTGATCGCAGCGCTGTTTGCACCCACGCGCACAGCCGGCTTCATTCAGCCTGGGCAAGAAGTTTGGTTGCGACTTGCCGCCTATCCGTATCAAAAATTTGGCTTGGCCAAAGGTCGTGTGGTCAAAATCAGCGGCACGCCCATCGCCCCCCAAGACTTGCCGCATGGCCAAGGCAATGCACTGCTGGCTTCTACCCAAAGCAATGAACCGCTCTACCGAATTCAAGTGGCCTTGGCATCACAGCATGTTGTGGCGTTTGGCGAACAACACTTGCTTCGCCCCGGCATGACCCTCGAAGCCGATGTCATTCACGATGTTCGAGGCATTTGGGAATGGATTTTCGAGCCACTTCTGGCCATTCACGCACGGCAACAAACATCATGA
- a CDS encoding MBL fold metallo-hydrolase: MLQYQTVPVTPFQQNCSLIWDDQTRQAAVIDPGGDLDLILAEVAKHQLKLEQIWLTHAHIDHAGGTAVLARNLNLPIVGPHPGDQFWIDRLSDQGRMFQFPDAEVFTPTRWLQDGDTVHLGAYTLNVRHCPGHTPGHVVFYSPDIKRAFVGDVLFAGSIGRTDFPQGDHDTLIASITQRLWPMGDDTVFIPGHGPESTFGRERVSNPYVGGT; this comes from the coding sequence ATGCTTCAGTACCAAACCGTTCCTGTCACGCCTTTTCAGCAAAACTGTTCTTTGATTTGGGATGACCAAACACGTCAAGCGGCTGTGATTGATCCAGGCGGTGATTTGGATTTGATCTTGGCCGAAGTGGCCAAGCACCAACTCAAGTTAGAGCAAATTTGGCTGACGCATGCCCACATTGACCATGCGGGTGGCACAGCGGTATTGGCGCGCAATTTGAACTTGCCGATCGTGGGGCCCCACCCTGGCGATCAGTTTTGGATTGACCGTTTGTCAGACCAAGGCCGGATGTTTCAGTTCCCAGATGCTGAAGTGTTCACCCCCACACGTTGGCTGCAAGATGGCGACACCGTTCATTTGGGCGCCTACACCTTGAACGTGCGTCACTGTCCTGGCCACACACCTGGCCATGTGGTGTTTTACTCGCCCGACATCAAGCGTGCCTTCGTGGGTGATGTGTTGTTTGCGGGCAGCATTGGCCGTACTGATTTTCCGCAGGGCGATCACGACACGTTGATAGCCAGTATCACGCAGCGCTTGTGGCCTATGGGCGACGACACGGTGTTCATACCGGGTCACGGCCCCGAAAGTACCTTTGGCCGAGAACGCGTCAGCAACCCTTATGTGGGCGGCACCTGA
- a CDS encoding M48 family metallopeptidase, producing the protein MCWRCFSHSNISHPVAPLEALPGASSRRGFLNHWGAGLGLAALVHADAQAQVDVGQSSSMRKLIPAESLEQSARQQYRQTLSEANSKGALAPDDYPQLKRLRAIANRLIPFTSQWNPDARKWKWEVNLIGSKQLNAWCMPGGKIAFYTGILDQLQLNDDEVAMIMGHEMAHALREHARERLAKSKATSMGLSVASQLLGLGQLGDVAANVGTQLLTLKYSRDDETEADLVGLEIAARGGFKPEASVQLWKKMLGATGGGKGQPSFLSTHPSGNNRIQELEANLPKVAHLYEQARQNPAGTQLN; encoded by the coding sequence ATGTGTTGGCGTTGTTTTTCTCATTCAAACATTTCGCATCCTGTAGCGCCTTTAGAGGCCTTGCCAGGCGCTTCATCGCGACGTGGTTTTTTAAACCACTGGGGTGCAGGCTTGGGACTGGCCGCATTGGTTCATGCCGATGCGCAAGCACAGGTGGATGTGGGGCAGTCCTCCAGCATGCGAAAGTTGATTCCCGCCGAATCACTTGAGCAATCTGCCCGGCAGCAATACCGCCAAACCCTGAGCGAGGCCAACAGCAAAGGCGCTTTGGCGCCAGATGACTACCCCCAACTCAAACGCTTGCGTGCCATTGCCAATCGACTGATTCCTTTCACCTCACAGTGGAACCCCGATGCCCGCAAATGGAAATGGGAAGTCAACTTGATTGGCAGCAAACAACTCAATGCATGGTGCATGCCTGGCGGCAAAATTGCCTTTTACACAGGCATCTTGGACCAACTGCAATTGAACGACGATGAAGTGGCCATGATCATGGGCCACGAAATGGCACATGCCTTGCGCGAACACGCACGTGAGCGCTTGGCCAAATCCAAAGCCACCAGTATGGGTTTGTCGGTAGCCTCGCAATTGTTGGGCTTAGGTCAACTGGGGGATGTGGCCGCCAACGTCGGCACGCAATTGCTCACCCTGAAATACAGCCGCGACGATGAAACAGAAGCCGACTTGGTCGGTTTGGAAATTGCTGCACGCGGTGGCTTCAAGCCCGAAGCCAGTGTGCAGCTTTGGAAAAAAATGTTGGGCGCCACTGGCGGCGGCAAAGGTCAACCCAGTTTCTTGTCAACGCACCCCAGCGGCAACAATCGCATTCAAGAGTTAGAGGCCAATTTGCCCAAGGTGGCGCACTTGTATGAACAGGCTCGCCAAAATCCGGCGGGTACTCAGCTCAACTGA
- a CDS encoding AmpG family muropeptide MFS transporter, whose translation MTEKTPPASFSWLASWRIYLQPASLRMLLLGFAAGLPLLLVLGTLSFRLREAGIDRSTIGYLSWVGLAYGFKWVWAPLVDRLPIPFFTHRLGRRRSWLLLSQSMVMIGLVGMAISDPSQTLGPVVWCALLVAFGSATQDIALDAFRIESADPKQQAALAASYQTGYRLAMIWAGAGVLWVAAWVQGDNATGYVHAAWQAAYLVMAASMSVGCITVLMSKEPVPAELPPARNVKEWLQGALIAPFADFLKRYKWQAVLILSLIAVYRISDVVMGIMANPFYVDMGYTKAEVATVTKVYGVLMTLLGAFIGGVMALRWGVMRILMLGAVLSALSNLLFAWLSGYGHDVNALIAVVSADNLASGIASAAFIAYLSSLTNVQYSATQYALLSSMMLLLPKFIAGFSGDYVNAHGYADFFTATAWLGLPVLVLVGLAWHYQPSAQD comes from the coding sequence ATGACCGAAAAGACACCCCCTGCTTCCTTTTCTTGGCTTGCCTCTTGGCGCATTTATTTACAGCCTGCCAGCTTGCGCATGCTGCTGCTGGGTTTTGCAGCCGGCTTGCCCTTGCTCCTGGTCTTGGGCACCTTGAGTTTCAGACTGCGCGAAGCGGGCATTGACCGCAGCACCATAGGGTATTTGAGTTGGGTGGGTCTGGCCTATGGCTTCAAGTGGGTTTGGGCGCCGCTGGTTGATCGTTTGCCCATTCCATTTTTCACGCATCGCCTGGGGCGTCGCCGCAGTTGGTTGTTGTTGTCACAAAGCATGGTGATGATCGGCTTGGTTGGCATGGCCATCAGCGACCCTTCGCAAACTTTGGGTCCTGTGGTGTGGTGTGCTTTGTTGGTCGCTTTCGGTTCTGCCACGCAAGACATTGCCTTGGATGCATTTCGCATTGAGTCCGCGGACCCAAAGCAGCAAGCCGCATTGGCAGCCAGTTACCAAACGGGCTATCGCTTGGCCATGATCTGGGCGGGCGCCGGGGTGCTGTGGGTGGCGGCTTGGGTGCAAGGAGACAACGCAACAGGCTATGTGCATGCTGCTTGGCAAGCGGCTTATTTGGTGATGGCGGCCAGCATGTCGGTGGGATGCATCACGGTGTTGATGTCCAAAGAGCCTGTTCCTGCAGAATTACCACCCGCTAGAAATGTCAAAGAATGGTTGCAGGGTGCTTTGATTGCACCCTTTGCAGACTTTCTGAAACGCTACAAATGGCAGGCCGTGTTGATTTTGAGTTTGATTGCGGTCTACCGCATCAGTGACGTGGTGATGGGCATCATGGCGAATCCTTTTTATGTGGACATGGGTTACACCAAAGCCGAAGTGGCCACCGTGACCAAAGTCTATGGCGTGCTCATGACTTTGTTGGGCGCCTTCATTGGCGGCGTGATGGCGCTGCGCTGGGGTGTGATGCGCATCTTGATGTTGGGTGCGGTGCTGAGTGCGCTAAGCAATTTGTTGTTTGCATGGCTCAGTGGCTACGGCCATGATGTGAACGCCTTGATTGCCGTCGTGTCCGCAGACAATTTGGCCAGCGGCATTGCCTCTGCTGCATTCATTGCGTACTTGTCTTCACTGACCAACGTGCAATATTCGGCCACGCAATACGCCTTGCTCAGCTCCATGATGTTGCTCTTGCCTAAATTCATTGCTGGCTTTTCGGGTGATTATGTGAATGCGCATGGCTATGCAGATTTCTTCACAGCCACCGCTTGGTTGGGTTTGCCGGTATTGGTTCTGGTGGGCTTGGCGTGGCACTATCAGCCTAGCGCCCAAGACTGA
- a CDS encoding response regulator transcription factor has protein sequence MTPQLLMIEDDERLAKMVGDYLRQSGFGFAHAADGTHGLAAVQKTSPDLVILDLMLPDMDGLQVCQKIRGLSGAHAQTPVLMLTAKGDPMDRIIGLELGADDYLPKPFEPRELLARIRAILRRKTDAGSGSHTRMQFGSLEIDRDARTVSVNGQACDLTSYQFDLLVAMAERAGRVLTRDQIMEAVRGRELEAFDRSIDVHMGRIRMAIEKDHKVPERILTVRGVGYVFAKQQK, from the coding sequence ATGACGCCGCAATTGTTGATGATTGAAGACGATGAACGCCTGGCCAAGATGGTGGGAGATTACCTGCGTCAGTCAGGTTTTGGTTTTGCACATGCAGCAGACGGCACCCATGGCTTGGCGGCAGTGCAAAAGACGTCCCCTGATTTGGTCATTTTGGACCTGATGCTGCCCGACATGGATGGCTTGCAAGTGTGTCAAAAAATTCGCGGCCTCAGTGGCGCGCATGCGCAAACACCGGTGCTCATGCTCACCGCCAAAGGCGATCCCATGGACCGCATCATTGGCTTGGAACTGGGCGCTGACGATTACTTGCCAAAACCCTTTGAGCCCCGAGAACTCTTGGCGCGCATTCGCGCCATCTTGCGCCGCAAAACCGATGCAGGATCTGGCAGCCACACGCGCATGCAATTTGGCAGCTTGGAAATTGACCGCGATGCACGCACAGTCAGCGTCAACGGGCAAGCGTGCGACCTCACTTCGTATCAATTCGATTTGTTGGTGGCCATGGCGGAGCGCGCCGGACGCGTGCTCACCCGCGATCAAATCATGGAAGCAGTGCGGGGCCGTGAACTCGAAGCCTTTGACCGCTCGATTGATGTTCACATGGGCCGCATCCGCATGGCCATCGAAAAAGATCACAAAGTTCCCGAGCGAATTTTGACGGTGCGCGGCGTGGGCTATGTTTTTGCCAAACAACAAAAATAA
- a CDS encoding HAMP domain-containing sensor histidine kinase: MNWIASISKHLYLRIWLAVVLGVAVLMLVVGWAWSLSVEHVAHNGPQGVRELQVRNDKGELITAVPGQLQRGVGVNFEVTLPDGQTLNLLLPRRPPAAGQTPGLGADGGGAMGMGNGPRDLSPWWARPPYGFVWMLVLVGLAVAIGVYPIVRKLTQRLESLQQGVQRWGEGDLTVRMPEQGQDEVADLSKRFNAAAERIQHLMSSQQSLLNSQRSLLANASHELRSPLTRIRMGLEFLGADNSNGAKQEIARNIAELDQLIDEILLASRLDAQEADLGTVEAVDLMGLCAEECARVGAVLEVQTGVQSLEMHGVVKLMRRLIRNLLENAGRYGAINGPEDVHVMAAVTDHEVVLTVSDRGPGVPHAFRQKIFEPFFRLPGASEKAGSVGLGLSLVKSIAERHHGQVTCEDREGGGASFVVRLPKL; encoded by the coding sequence ATGAATTGGATCGCTTCCATCTCAAAACATTTGTACTTGCGGATTTGGTTGGCCGTGGTGCTGGGTGTGGCCGTGTTGATGTTGGTGGTGGGTTGGGCTTGGAGTTTGTCGGTTGAGCACGTGGCCCACAATGGACCGCAAGGTGTGCGCGAGTTGCAAGTGCGCAATGACAAAGGCGAATTGATCACGGCCGTGCCCGGCCAATTGCAACGTGGCGTGGGTGTGAATTTTGAGGTGACCTTGCCCGATGGCCAAACCTTGAATTTGTTGCTGCCACGTCGCCCGCCTGCTGCGGGTCAAACGCCAGGCCTCGGTGCAGACGGTGGCGGGGCCATGGGCATGGGCAACGGCCCTCGTGATCTGTCGCCTTGGTGGGCGCGGCCGCCTTATGGTTTTGTCTGGATGTTGGTGTTGGTCGGTTTGGCTGTGGCCATTGGCGTGTATCCCATTGTGCGCAAGTTGACGCAGCGTTTGGAGTCATTGCAGCAGGGTGTACAGCGCTGGGGTGAGGGCGACTTGACGGTGCGCATGCCAGAGCAAGGTCAAGACGAAGTGGCCGATTTGTCCAAACGTTTCAATGCAGCAGCCGAACGCATTCAGCACTTGATGAGTTCGCAGCAAAGTTTGTTGAACTCGCAAAGATCTTTGTTGGCCAACGCCTCGCATGAGCTTCGTTCGCCGTTGACGCGCATCCGCATGGGCTTGGAGTTCTTGGGCGCCGACAACAGCAACGGTGCCAAACAAGAAATCGCGCGCAACATTGCTGAGCTTGATCAGTTGATCGACGAGATATTGTTGGCCAGTCGTTTGGATGCGCAAGAAGCCGATTTGGGCACCGTTGAAGCAGTGGATTTGATGGGCTTGTGTGCAGAAGAGTGCGCGCGCGTGGGCGCGGTGTTGGAGGTTCAAACGGGTGTGCAGTCCCTTGAGATGCACGGGGTGGTGAAGTTGATGCGACGCCTGATTCGCAATTTGCTCGAGAACGCCGGCCGCTATGGCGCCATCAACGGCCCTGAAGATGTGCACGTGATGGCTGCTGTGACCGACCACGAAGTGGTCTTGACGGTGAGCGATCGGGGGCCAGGTGTACCGCATGCCTTTCGCCAGAAAATTTTTGAACCCTTCTTTCGTTTGCCTGGCGCCAGCGAAAAAGCCGGCAGTGTGGGCTTGGGCTTGTCTTTGGTGAAGTCAATTGCAGAGCGTCACCATGGTCAGGTGACCTGTGAAGACCGCGAAGGAGGCGGGGCTAGTTTTGTGGTGCGTTTGCCCAAGCTTTGA
- a CDS encoding glycosyltransferase family 2 protein, which produces MAVPTLTIAVLTKNEAHRIEACLASAAFAEQVLVVDSGSTDNTVALSRQAGAEVFEYPDWQGFAVQRNRLIAHAKCDYIFFLDADELITPAFQKELQAIVQSNAQAVWQIQWRMVAYGHELTYYISRSKVERLFRRDMLKEYVGAVHEQAILHNENPANPVPRKVISAKLLHHSRETVRGSLEKLTQYVMLGASKRAQAGKRGGVVRGLASGLSMFVRLYVFRLGFLCGGAGFLYCLFVALEAFFRYAALHYDKDHLTNNVGRA; this is translated from the coding sequence ATGGCGGTGCCTACGCTGACCATTGCGGTCCTGACCAAAAACGAGGCGCACCGCATCGAAGCCTGTTTGGCCAGCGCTGCGTTTGCGGAACAAGTGCTGGTGGTTGACAGTGGCAGCACCGACAACACGGTGGCCTTGTCCCGCCAAGCGGGTGCCGAAGTCTTTGAATACCCCGATTGGCAAGGCTTCGCCGTTCAGCGCAATCGCCTCATTGCACATGCCAAGTGCGATTACATTTTTTTCTTGGACGCCGACGAACTCATCACGCCGGCCTTCCAAAAAGAACTCCAAGCCATTGTGCAATCCAACGCACAAGCCGTCTGGCAGATTCAATGGCGCATGGTGGCCTACGGGCATGAGTTGACATATTACATTTCGCGCTCCAAAGTCGAGCGCTTGTTCCGACGCGACATGCTCAAGGAATATGTCGGCGCAGTGCACGAGCAAGCCATCTTGCACAACGAAAACCCTGCAAACCCAGTGCCCCGCAAGGTGATTTCAGCCAAGCTGCTGCATCACTCGCGCGAAACCGTTCGTGGCAGTTTGGAAAAACTCACGCAGTACGTCATGCTGGGCGCCAGCAAACGTGCACAAGCAGGCAAGCGCGGTGGCGTGGTGCGCGGTCTGGCTTCTGGCCTGTCGATGTTTGTTCGCTTGTATGTTTTCCGCTTGGGATTTCTGTGCGGCGGCGCTGGCTTTTTGTATTGTTTGTTCGTGGCCTTGGAAGCATTCTTTCGCTACGCAGCCTTGCACTACGACAAAGACCATCTCACCAACAACGTGGGCCGCGCTTAA